From a region of the Pseudomonas fulva 12-X genome:
- the hemA gene encoding glutamyl-tRNA reductase, protein MAFIALGINHKTASVDVRERVAFTPEQLVEALQLLCRDTPSREAAILSTCNRSELYLEQDGPGVDAVLRWLADYHHVSVEELRACAYIHEDDAAVRHMMRVASGLDSMVLGEPQILGQMKSAFAVAREAGTLGPLLGRLFQATFSTAKTVRTDTAIGENPVSVAFAAVSLAKQIFADLHRSQALLIGAGETISLVARHLHDQGIKRIVVANRTLERASSLAEQFGAHAVLLSDIPQELVHSDIVISSTASQLPILGKGAVESALKQRKHKPIFMVDIAVPRDIEPQVGELDDVYLYTVDDLHEVIAENLKSRQGAAQAAEELVAAGTDDFMARLRELAAVDVLRAYRQQAERLRDDELARAQRMLANGAAAEDVLAQLARGLTNKLLHAPSVQLKKFSATGRIDALGVAQELFALDEGASSTKGMQ, encoded by the coding sequence ATGGCCTTTATCGCCCTCGGTATCAACCACAAGACCGCTTCGGTGGATGTTCGCGAGCGCGTGGCTTTTACTCCCGAGCAGCTCGTAGAGGCGTTGCAGCTGCTTTGCCGCGACACGCCGAGCCGCGAAGCGGCGATCCTGTCGACCTGCAACCGCAGCGAGCTGTACCTCGAACAGGACGGCCCGGGCGTCGATGCGGTGCTGCGCTGGCTCGCCGATTACCACCATGTGAGCGTCGAAGAGCTGCGCGCCTGCGCTTATATTCATGAAGATGATGCGGCCGTTCGTCACATGATGCGCGTGGCCTCCGGCCTCGATTCCATGGTGCTCGGCGAGCCGCAGATTCTCGGCCAGATGAAATCCGCCTTCGCCGTGGCTCGCGAGGCCGGCACCCTGGGCCCGCTGCTCGGGCGCCTGTTCCAGGCCACCTTCAGCACCGCCAAGACCGTGCGCACCGATACCGCCATCGGCGAGAACCCGGTGTCGGTGGCCTTTGCCGCGGTCAGCCTGGCCAAGCAGATCTTCGCCGACCTGCACCGCAGCCAGGCGCTGCTGATCGGCGCGGGCGAGACCATCAGCCTGGTGGCCCGCCACCTGCACGACCAGGGCATCAAGCGCATCGTGGTCGCCAACCGCACCCTGGAACGCGCCAGCAGCCTGGCCGAGCAGTTCGGCGCCCATGCCGTGTTGCTGTCCGACATTCCCCAGGAACTGGTGCACAGCGACATCGTCATCAGCTCCACCGCCAGCCAGTTGCCGATACTCGGCAAGGGTGCGGTGGAAAGTGCCCTCAAACAACGCAAGCACAAGCCGATCTTCATGGTCGACATCGCCGTGCCGCGGGACATCGAGCCCCAGGTCGGCGAGCTGGACGACGTGTACCTCTATACCGTCGACGATCTGCACGAAGTCATCGCCGAGAACCTCAAGAGTCGCCAGGGCGCGGCTCAGGCCGCCGAGGAACTGGTCGCCGCCGGCACCGACGATTTCATGGCGCGCCTGCGCGAACTGGCCGCGGTGGATGTGCTGCGTGCCTACCGCCAGCAGGCCGAGCGCCTGCGCGACGACGAGCTGGCCCGGGCCCAGCGCATGCTCGCCAATGGCGCCGCCGCCGAAGACGTGCTGGCCCAGCTGGCCCGCGGCCTGACCAACAAATTGCTGCACGCGCCCAGCGTGCAACTGAAGAAATTCTCCGCCACCGGGCGCATCGATGCGCTGGGCGTGGCTCAGGAGCTGTTCGCCCTCGACGAAGGCGCGTCGTCCACTAAAGGCATGCAATGA
- the pth gene encoding aminoacyl-tRNA hydrolase → MTAVQLIVGLGNPGPEYDQTRHNAGALFVERLADSQRVNLSVDRKYFGLVGKFNHQGREVRLLIPTTYMNRSGQSVAALANFFKLKPEEILVAHDELDMPPGVAKLKQGGGHGGHNGLRDIIAQLGNQNNFHRLRLGIGHPGHASLVSNFVLGRAPRGEQELLDASIDFALGVLPEILAGDWTVAMRKLHSQKATL, encoded by the coding sequence ATGACTGCCGTACAACTGATCGTTGGCCTGGGTAACCCTGGCCCCGAATACGACCAGACCCGGCACAATGCAGGGGCCCTTTTCGTTGAGCGCCTGGCGGACAGCCAGCGCGTTAACCTCAGCGTTGATCGCAAGTATTTCGGCCTGGTGGGCAAGTTCAACCACCAGGGCCGCGAAGTTCGTCTGCTCATTCCCACCACCTACATGAACCGCAGCGGCCAGTCCGTGGCGGCATTGGCGAATTTCTTCAAGCTCAAACCCGAAGAAATCCTGGTGGCCCACGACGAACTCGACATGCCTCCCGGCGTCGCCAAACTCAAACAGGGTGGCGGGCATGGCGGGCATAACGGGCTGCGCGACATCATTGCCCAGCTCGGCAACCAGAACAATTTCCACCGCCTGCGGCTTGGCATCGGCCACCCCGGGCACGCCAGCCTGGTTTCCAACTTCGTCCTCGGCCGTGCGCCGCGTGGCGAACAGGAACTGCTGGACGCAAGCATCGACTTCGCCTTGGGCGTCCTCCCGGAGATCCTTGCCGGTGACTGGACGGTGGCGATGCGCAAGCTGCACAGCCAGAAAGCCACTCTCTAA
- the ispE gene encoding 4-(cytidine 5'-diphospho)-2-C-methyl-D-erythritol kinase, translated as MTTHAIPADAELTLPAPAKLNLMLHILGRRDDGYHELQTLFQFLDHGDELGFRRREDGVIRLHTEIDGVPHDSNLIVRAAKQLQQQSGTRLGADIWLHKRLPMGGGIGGGSSDAATTLLGLDHLWQLSWSEDRLAALGLGLGADVPVFVRGRAAFAEGVGEKLTPVELPERWFLVAVPQVLVSTAEVFTDPELTRDTPPIKVRSLLEGGGRNDCQPVVEKRYPAVRNALILLNKFVPTRLTGTGACVFGSFPNRDDADKVARQLPATLPSFVAQGANVSMLHRKLQELARK; from the coding sequence ATGACCACGCACGCCATTCCCGCTGACGCCGAGCTGACTCTGCCGGCTCCTGCCAAGCTCAACCTGATGCTGCACATTCTCGGGCGCCGCGACGACGGCTATCACGAGCTGCAGACCCTGTTTCAGTTTCTCGACCATGGCGACGAGCTGGGCTTCAGGCGGCGCGAGGACGGCGTGATCCGCCTGCACACCGAAATCGACGGCGTGCCCCACGACAGCAACCTGATCGTGCGCGCCGCAAAACAATTGCAGCAGCAGAGCGGCACTCGCCTGGGCGCGGACATCTGGCTGCACAAGCGCCTGCCCATGGGCGGCGGTATCGGCGGCGGCAGCTCGGATGCCGCCACTACCCTGCTCGGTCTCGATCATCTCTGGCAACTGAGCTGGAGCGAGGATCGCCTGGCCGCTCTGGGCCTCGGCCTGGGCGCCGACGTGCCGGTCTTCGTGCGTGGCCGCGCGGCCTTTGCCGAAGGCGTGGGTGAAAAACTCACGCCGGTCGAGCTGCCGGAGCGCTGGTTTCTCGTCGCTGTGCCGCAAGTGCTTGTCAGCACAGCAGAAGTTTTCACCGACCCTGAGTTGACACGCGATACGCCGCCCATTAAAGTTCGCAGCCTTCTTGAGGGGGGTGGTCGTAATGACTGCCAGCCGGTCGTCGAGAAGCGTTACCCAGCTGTTCGTAACGCGCTGATCTTGCTGAACAAATTTGTTCCGACAAGATTGACCGGCACTGGAGCTTGTGTGTTTGGGAGCTTCCCAAACCGGGACGATGCTGATAAAGTCGCCCGCCAACTTCCAGCCACACTGCCAAGTTTTGTTGCGCAGGGTGCCAACGTTTCGATGTTGCACCGCAAGCTGCAAGAACTGGCCAGGAAGTGA
- a CDS encoding ribose-phosphate pyrophosphokinase: MSKMMVFTGNANPDLARRIVRQLHIPLGDASVGKFSDGEIMIEINENVRGKDVFLIQPTCAPTNDNLMELVVMADAFRRSSATRITAVIPYFGYARQDRRPRSARVAISAKVVADMLTVVGIDRVLTVDLHADQIQGFFDIPVDNIYGSPVLVDDIEDQRFDNLMIVSPDIGGVVRARAVAKSLGVDLAIIDKRREKANHSEVMHIIGDVEGRTCILVDDMVDTAGTLCHAAKALKEHGAAKVYAYATHPVLSGRAIENIENSVLDELVVTNTIPLSAAAQSCSRIRQLDIAPVVAEAVRRISNEESISAMFR, encoded by the coding sequence GTGTCCAAGATGATGGTCTTTACGGGGAACGCTAACCCCGATCTGGCGCGACGTATTGTTCGTCAGCTGCACATCCCCCTCGGTGATGCTTCGGTCGGTAAATTCTCCGACGGCGAAATCATGATCGAAATCAACGAGAACGTCCGCGGTAAAGACGTTTTCCTGATTCAGCCGACGTGCGCGCCAACCAATGACAACCTGATGGAACTGGTGGTGATGGCCGACGCCTTCCGCCGCTCCTCAGCGACTCGAATCACAGCAGTCATTCCCTACTTCGGCTATGCCCGCCAGGATCGCCGTCCGCGTTCCGCTCGCGTGGCAATCAGCGCCAAAGTCGTGGCCGACATGCTCACCGTGGTAGGAATCGACCGGGTTCTCACCGTCGACCTGCACGCGGATCAGATCCAAGGCTTCTTCGATATTCCGGTCGACAACATCTACGGCTCGCCCGTACTGGTCGACGACATCGAAGATCAGCGCTTCGACAATCTCATGATCGTTTCCCCGGACATCGGCGGTGTGGTGCGTGCTCGCGCCGTGGCCAAGAGCCTGGGCGTCGATCTGGCGATCATCGACAAGCGTCGTGAAAAGGCCAACCACTCCGAAGTGATGCACATCATCGGTGACGTGGAAGGTCGTACCTGCATCCTGGTCGACGACATGGTCGACACCGCCGGCACCCTGTGCCACGCGGCCAAGGCTCTGAAGGAACACGGCGCTGCCAAGGTGTACGCCTATGCCACGCACCCGGTGCTGTCGGGTCGTGCCATCGAGAACATCGAGAACTCGGTACTGGACGAACTGGTGGTGACCAACACCATCCCGCTGTCCGCTGCCGCGCAATCCTGTTCGCGCATTCGTCAACTGGACATCGCGCCGGTTGTCGCTGAAGCGGTACGCCGCATCAGCAATGAAGAATCGATCAGTGCGATGTTCCGCTAA
- a CDS encoding sensor domain-containing diguanylate cyclase has product MKPDHACSAPGSSRLDALLRLVRRFSGFSLCGVATFGSGDEPIKLEPAQPGDIRCALSLLIARARLSHSPLLIQEATEPLSCFAGYPLRGETGDCLGVLYVADTTPRSIDVDLHQSLQDIASSAAQILTLAHAKAEETLLALAIQGSGTGVWDRDLSSGRIHYSAAWKSMLGYAANEVSNRIEDAFARIHPDELEQVKQTMQAHISGQTEQYQVEHRLRCRDGSYKWVCSRGKVVSRDASGNALRMLGITSDISTLRSLSERLQHNVELITQLTDQVPGVLFQFCSQTDGNGYFTYLSAGVRDLFGVTQEQLLQNPRLLDSCVHPDDLEVFNQSRAQALHDVCIWHVEYRVQLPVQGLRWHLGEARPQRKADGSVVWHGMVTDITERKRFERELHEFASMDALTQLSNRRVFMDYLETEQARVQRRDLSTSSLLMCDLDHFKLVNDRWGHGVGDRALRHFSNILRSQLRASDLAGRIGGEEFAVLLSGAGSFPARDFACRVQHALANQPLRVDSEAIHLTLSIGITQLSPQDATPDNALSRADKALYRAKQNGRNRVEIN; this is encoded by the coding sequence GTGAAACCCGACCATGCGTGTTCTGCCCCTGGATCGTCGCGCCTCGATGCGCTGCTGCGCCTCGTCAGGCGCTTCTCTGGTTTCAGTCTCTGCGGCGTTGCCACCTTTGGCAGCGGCGATGAGCCGATAAAGCTCGAACCCGCCCAGCCCGGCGATATTCGCTGTGCCCTGTCGCTACTGATCGCTCGGGCTCGGCTCAGCCACTCACCCCTGCTGATTCAGGAAGCAACAGAGCCCCTGAGCTGCTTTGCCGGCTACCCATTGCGCGGCGAGACGGGCGACTGCCTTGGGGTGCTCTACGTAGCCGACACCACGCCACGAAGCATCGATGTCGACCTGCACCAATCACTGCAGGACATCGCTTCCAGCGCCGCCCAGATACTCACCCTGGCTCATGCCAAGGCCGAGGAAACGCTCCTGGCACTGGCCATCCAGGGCAGCGGCACCGGCGTGTGGGATCGCGACCTGAGCAGCGGCAGGATTCACTACTCCGCCGCCTGGAAATCCATGCTGGGCTATGCCGCCAACGAGGTGAGCAACCGCATCGAAGATGCCTTCGCGCGCATTCACCCGGACGAACTCGAACAGGTGAAGCAGACGATGCAGGCGCACATCAGCGGCCAGACCGAGCAATATCAGGTCGAGCATCGCCTGCGCTGCCGCGATGGCAGTTACAAATGGGTATGCAGCCGCGGCAAGGTGGTCAGCCGTGACGCAAGCGGCAACGCCCTGCGCATGCTCGGCATCACCAGCGATATCAGCACGCTGCGCTCTCTGTCCGAACGCCTGCAACACAACGTCGAGCTGATCACCCAGCTGACCGACCAGGTGCCGGGCGTGCTGTTTCAGTTCTGCAGTCAGACCGATGGCAACGGCTATTTCACCTACCTCAGCGCCGGCGTGCGCGACCTGTTCGGTGTGACCCAGGAACAGCTGCTACAGAACCCGAGGCTGCTCGACAGCTGCGTGCACCCGGACGATCTGGAGGTATTCAACCAGTCCCGCGCCCAAGCCTTGCACGATGTCTGCATCTGGCACGTCGAATACCGCGTGCAGCTACCCGTACAAGGTCTACGCTGGCACTTGGGTGAAGCACGGCCACAGCGCAAGGCGGACGGCAGCGTGGTCTGGCACGGCATGGTCACAGACATCACCGAGCGCAAGCGCTTCGAGCGCGAGCTGCACGAATTCGCCTCCATGGACGCCCTCACTCAGCTTTCCAACCGCCGCGTGTTCATGGACTATCTGGAAACCGAACAAGCACGCGTGCAGCGCCGTGACCTCAGCACCTCGAGCCTTCTGATGTGCGACCTGGACCACTTCAAACTGGTCAACGACCGCTGGGGCCACGGTGTCGGCGACCGCGCCCTGCGCCACTTCAGCAACATCCTGCGCAGCCAGCTGCGCGCCAGCGACCTGGCCGGACGCATCGGCGGCGAAGAATTCGCCGTGCTGCTCAGCGGCGCCGGCAGCTTCCCGGCCCGCGACTTCGCCTGCCGCGTGCAACACGCCCTGGCCAACCAGCCGCTGCGCGTCGACAGCGAAGCAATCCACCTGACCCTGAGCATCGGCATCACCCAACTGAGCCCCCAGGACGCCACCCCGGACAACGCCCTCAGCCGCGCCGACAAGGCGCTCTACCGCGCCAAGCAGAACGGTCGCAATCGGGTGGAGATCAATTGA
- the lolB gene encoding lipoprotein insertase outer membrane protein LolB, translated as MSLRPLLVLALVTLLAGCSGLSTREAVEQGLGDPARWQAHKQQIGTLDGWQINGKVGIRAPRDSGSGTLFWLQRQDYADIRLSGPLGRGAARLTGRPGKVELEVANQGRYQAESPEELLQQQLGLNLPVSHLLWWIRGLPAPDSKSRITLDADSRLAQLSQDGWEVSYTRYAEQDGYWLPERLRLEGHDIQVTLVIKDWQPRHLGQ; from the coding sequence ATGTCGCTTCGCCCTCTTCTCGTACTCGCTCTGGTCACCTTGCTGGCCGGCTGTTCCGGCCTCTCCACCCGAGAAGCGGTGGAACAGGGCCTGGGCGACCCGGCTCGCTGGCAGGCGCACAAGCAGCAGATCGGCACCCTCGATGGCTGGCAGATCAACGGCAAGGTCGGCATCCGTGCCCCGCGTGACTCGGGCAGCGGCACGCTGTTCTGGCTGCAACGCCAGGATTACGCCGATATCCGCCTGTCCGGCCCGCTTGGCCGCGGCGCAGCGCGCCTGACCGGGCGCCCGGGCAAGGTCGAGCTAGAAGTCGCCAACCAGGGCCGCTACCAGGCCGAGTCGCCGGAAGAACTGCTGCAGCAGCAACTGGGCCTTAACCTGCCGGTTTCCCACCTGCTGTGGTGGATTCGCGGCCTGCCCGCACCAGACAGCAAGAGCCGCATCACCCTGGACGCCGACAGCCGCCTGGCGCAGCTCAGCCAGGATGGCTGGGAAGTCAGCTACACCCGCTACGCCGAGCAGGATGGCTACTGGCTGCCCGAGCGCCTGCGCCTCGAAGGCCACGATATCCAGGTGACCCTGGTGATCAAGGACTGGCAACCGCGCCACCTCGGCCAGTAA
- a CDS encoding 50S ribosomal protein L25/general stress protein Ctc: MTAEFTLNAEARSDLGKGASRRLRRNASQVPAVIYGGDKAPLSISLVAKDFAKLLENEAAFSHVLNLSVDGKKENVLIKALQRHPAKGYVLHADFIRVVAGQKLTAHVPLHFINEATSVGVKQKGGEVLHSLNEVEVSCLPKDLPEFIEVDFANVDLDQTVHLSDIKLPKGVELVALAHGSDLPVASVHLPRVRAEDAAEGESTAE, translated from the coding sequence ATGACTGCTGAATTTACCCTGAATGCCGAAGCGCGTTCCGACCTGGGGAAAGGTGCGAGCCGCCGCCTGCGTCGTAACGCCAGCCAAGTTCCTGCCGTGATCTACGGTGGCGACAAGGCTCCTCTGTCCATCAGCCTGGTTGCCAAGGATTTCGCCAAGCTGCTGGAAAACGAAGCCGCTTTCAGCCACGTGCTGAACCTGAGCGTTGACGGCAAGAAAGAAAACGTTCTGATCAAGGCCCTGCAGCGCCACCCGGCCAAAGGCTACGTTCTGCACGCTGACTTCATCCGCGTGGTTGCCGGCCAGAAACTGACCGCACACGTTCCGCTGCACTTCATCAACGAAGCTACCTCCGTTGGCGTGAAGCAGAAAGGCGGTGAAGTTCTGCACTCGCTGAACGAAGTTGAAGTCTCCTGCCTGCCGAAAGACCTGCCGGAGTTCATCGAAGTCGACTTCGCCAACGTTGACCTGGACCAGACCGTTCACCTGTCCGACATCAAACTGCCGAAAGGCGTTGAGCTGGTTGCTCTGGCCCACGGTAGCGATCTGCCGGTTGCCAGCGTTCACCTGCCGCGCGTTCGTGCAGAAGACGCAGCTGAAGGCGAAAGCACCGCCGAGTAA
- the ychF gene encoding redox-regulated ATPase YchF yields the protein MGFNCGIVGLPNVGKSTLFNALTKSGIAAENFPFCTIEPNSGVVPMPDPRLDALAEIVKPERVIPTTMEFVDIAGLVAGASKGEGLGNKFLANIRETDAIAHVVRCFEDENVIHVANSVDPKRDIEIIDLELIMADLDSCEKQLQRVARTAKGGDKEAVAQKALLEKLIPHFTEGKPARSLLKNLGDDEKRLAKTFHLLTTKPVMYIANVAEDGFENNPHLDVVKAIAEEEGAIVVPVCNKIEAEIAELDDLEEMQMFLETMGMTEPGLNRVIRAGYSLLNLQTYFTAGVKEVRAWTVKVGATAPQSAAAIHTDFEKGFIRAEVIAYDDFIQYRGEAGAKEAGKWRLEGKEYIVKDGDVMHFRFNV from the coding sequence ATGGGATTCAATTGCGGCATCGTCGGCCTGCCCAACGTCGGCAAGTCCACCCTGTTCAATGCCCTCACCAAGTCCGGCATCGCCGCTGAGAACTTCCCGTTCTGCACCATCGAGCCGAACAGCGGCGTGGTGCCAATGCCCGACCCACGCCTCGACGCCCTGGCCGAGATCGTCAAGCCCGAGCGGGTGATTCCCACCACCATGGAATTCGTCGACATCGCAGGTCTCGTCGCCGGCGCCTCGAAAGGTGAAGGCCTGGGCAACAAGTTCCTCGCCAACATCCGCGAGACCGACGCCATCGCCCACGTGGTGCGCTGCTTCGAAGACGAGAACGTCATTCACGTCGCCAACAGCGTCGACCCCAAGCGCGACATCGAGATCATCGACCTCGAGCTGATCATGGCCGACCTCGACAGCTGCGAGAAGCAACTGCAGCGCGTCGCCCGTACCGCCAAGGGCGGCGACAAGGAAGCCGTGGCGCAGAAAGCGCTGCTGGAAAAGCTCATCCCACACTTCACCGAAGGCAAGCCGGCGCGCAGCCTGCTCAAGAACCTGGGTGACGACGAGAAGCGCCTGGCCAAGACCTTCCACCTGCTGACCACCAAGCCGGTGATGTACATCGCCAACGTCGCCGAAGACGGCTTCGAGAACAACCCGCACCTGGATGTGGTGAAAGCCATCGCCGAGGAAGAAGGCGCCATCGTGGTGCCTGTGTGCAACAAGATCGAGGCCGAGATCGCCGAACTGGACGATCTGGAAGAGATGCAGATGTTCCTGGAGACCATGGGCATGACCGAGCCCGGCCTGAACCGCGTGATCCGCGCCGGTTACTCGCTGCTCAACCTGCAGACCTACTTCACCGCCGGCGTCAAGGAAGTGCGTGCCTGGACCGTCAAGGTCGGCGCCACCGCCCCGCAATCCGCGGCCGCGATCCACACCGACTTCGAGAAAGGATTCATCCGCGCCGAAGTCATCGCCTATGACGACTTCATCCAGTACAGGGGTGAAGCAGGTGCCAAGGAAGCCGGCAAATGGCGCCTGGAAGGCAAGGAATACATCGTCAAGGATGGCGACGTGATGCACTTCCGCTTCAACGTCTGA
- a CDS encoding tetratricopeptide repeat protein, which translates to MNRPIALFTALALLGGCQTFAPSAPDGNVPVEDPGTEATAKAPENYGSFSQETLLALLTAELAGQRNRFDIALSNYVQQANATQDAGVAERGFRIAEYLGADQEALDTALVWAKNAPDDVDAQRAAAVQLARAGRYDEAMDYMERVRQRQGNTHFDFLALAAAETDPDTRAGLLQSFDRLLKKYPNDGQLLFGKALLLQQDGRAEEALKLLETSEAKQDQSAPLLLRARLLQSLGRGEEALPLLKKGMERNPSDKRLRLTYARQLVELGRMDEARGEFSSLLQQFPEDDDLRFSLALVCMEAEAWREAIVYLEELIQRDAHVDAAQYNLGRAHEALGEVDEALLAYSMVGTGTDYLPAQARMTDLLVANGRGAEASRHLAEARDSDPEYALQLYLIEAESLSKQNKPDQAWDLIQKALKQYPGDINLLYTRAMLAEPRGDLKQLERDLRLILEREPDNAMALNALGYTLVDRTDRHQEGLELIQKAHDLNPEDPAILDSLGWANYRLGNLTDAEKWLRQAFERFPDHEVAAHLGEALWAQGKQREARKIWRDALKEQPESEILRSTVQRLTGSETP; encoded by the coding sequence ATGAATAGACCCATCGCGTTGTTCACCGCCCTGGCCTTGCTGGGTGGCTGTCAGACTTTTGCGCCGTCCGCGCCGGACGGCAACGTACCCGTGGAAGATCCGGGCACCGAGGCCACCGCCAAGGCGCCGGAGAACTACGGCTCGTTCAGCCAGGAAACCCTGCTGGCGCTGCTGACCGCCGAACTGGCCGGCCAGCGCAACCGCTTCGACATCGCCCTGAGCAATTACGTGCAGCAGGCCAACGCGACCCAGGATGCCGGCGTCGCCGAGCGTGGCTTCCGCATCGCCGAGTACCTGGGCGCCGATCAGGAAGCGCTGGACACCGCACTGGTGTGGGCCAAGAACGCCCCCGATGACGTCGACGCCCAACGCGCCGCCGCCGTGCAGCTGGCCCGCGCCGGCCGCTACGACGAAGCCATGGACTACATGGAGCGCGTACGCCAGCGCCAGGGCAACACGCATTTCGACTTCCTCGCCCTGGCTGCCGCGGAAACCGACCCGGACACCCGCGCGGGCCTGTTGCAGAGCTTCGACCGCCTGCTCAAGAAGTACCCGAACGACGGCCAACTGCTGTTCGGCAAAGCCCTGCTCCTGCAACAGGACGGTCGCGCCGAAGAAGCCCTGAAGTTGTTGGAAACCAGCGAAGCCAAACAGGACCAGTCCGCCCCGCTGCTGCTGCGCGCGCGCCTGCTGCAGAGCCTGGGTCGTGGCGAGGAAGCGCTGCCGTTGCTCAAGAAAGGCATGGAGCGCAACCCGAGCGACAAGCGCCTGCGCCTGACTTACGCCCGCCAGCTGGTAGAGCTGGGCCGCATGGATGAAGCCCGCGGCGAGTTCTCTTCGCTGCTGCAGCAATTCCCGGAAGACGACGATCTGCGCTTCTCCCTGGCCCTGGTGTGCATGGAGGCCGAAGCCTGGCGCGAGGCCATCGTCTATCTGGAAGAGCTGATCCAGCGCGATGCCCACGTCGACGCCGCGCAGTACAACCTCGGCCGCGCCCACGAGGCACTCGGTGAAGTGGACGAAGCCCTGCTGGCCTACTCGATGGTCGGCACCGGCACCGATTACCTGCCCGCCCAGGCGCGCATGACCGACCTGCTGGTCGCCAACGGTCGCGGCGCCGAAGCGTCCAGGCACCTGGCCGAAGCCCGCGACAGCGATCCGGAGTACGCCCTGCAGCTGTACCTGATCGAGGCCGAGTCGCTGTCCAAGCAGAACAAGCCCGACCAGGCCTGGGACCTGATCCAGAAGGCGCTCAAGCAATACCCGGGCGACATCAACCTGCTCTATACCCGCGCCATGCTCGCCGAGCCGCGCGGCGACCTGAAACAGCTGGAGCGCGACCTGCGCCTGATCCTCGAGCGCGAGCCGGACAACGCCATGGCGCTCAACGCCCTGGGTTACACCCTGGTGGACCGCACCGACCGCCACCAGGAAGGCCTGGAGCTGATCCAGAAAGCCCATGACCTCAACCCGGAGGATCCAGCCATTCTCGACAGCCTCGGCTGGGCCAATTATCGCCTCGGCAACCTGACCGACGCGGAGAAGTGGCTGCGCCAGGCCTTCGAGCGCTTCCCGGATCACGAAGTCGCCGCCCACCTGGGCGAAGCCCTGTGGGCTCAAGGCAAGCAGCGCGAAGCCCGGAAGATCTGGCGCGACGCCCTGAAAGAACAACCCGAGAGTGAAATTCTGCGCAGCACCGTGCAGCGCCTGACCGGATCGGAGACCCCCTGA